A genomic window from Chitinophagaceae bacterium includes:
- the nosZ gene encoding Sec-dependent nitrous-oxide reductase: protein MKTSIKYLLVITTVIAMAFLLKSCKTKNAAQAISGDAAQEVYVAPGKYDEFYNFVSGGFNGQMGVYGLPSGRLLRIIPVFTQSAESGYGFNENTSPMLNTSHGFVPWDDLHHTELSQTNGEIDGRWVFGNGNNTPRIARINLATFRTDEIIEIPNSAGNHSSPFITENTEYVIAGTRFSIPMGKERDVPINTYKKNFHGTVSFISVDQTNGRMKIAFQLLLPGVNFDLSHAGKGPSHGWFFFSCYNTEQANTLLEVNASQKDKDFIMAVNWKKAEEYLKAGKGRVEKVQYAHNVYSDETHMATSTIENEVTVLDPTGLEGIVYFIPCPKSPHGCDVDPTGEYIVGSGKLAAVIPVFSFTKMMDAIAKKDFIGNYDSIPVLKYESVLYGEVKKPGLGPLHTEFDGKGNAYTSFFVSSEIVKWNIKDLTVLDRAPTYYSIGHLCIPGGDSRKPNPKYVIAYNKITKDRYLPTGPELAQSAQLYDISGDKMRLILDFPTVGEPHYAQAVAADVISKNSVKFFKIEENKNPFVAKGEKEARVERKGNRIDVYATAIRSHFVPDNIEGVRLGDEVYFHVTNLEQDWDVPHGFAIKGANTAEILIMPGETQTLKFVPDQVGIVPFYCTDFCSALHQEMQGYMRVSPAGSTLPISFSTGQQAPPLNP from the coding sequence ATGAAAACTTCCATTAAATACCTGCTGGTGATAACCACAGTGATAGCCATGGCTTTTTTGCTGAAGTCATGCAAAACTAAAAATGCCGCACAGGCCATTTCAGGTGATGCCGCACAAGAAGTGTATGTAGCACCAGGAAAGTATGATGAATTCTACAACTTTGTTTCGGGTGGTTTCAACGGGCAAATGGGAGTGTATGGATTGCCTTCCGGCAGGTTGCTGCGTATCATTCCGGTATTTACACAATCTGCCGAAAGCGGATATGGCTTCAATGAAAATACTTCCCCAATGCTGAATACTTCTCACGGCTTTGTGCCCTGGGATGATTTGCATCACACTGAGTTATCGCAAACGAATGGTGAAATAGATGGAAGATGGGTTTTTGGAAATGGCAACAACACTCCACGCATCGCGCGCATCAATCTTGCCACTTTCCGTACGGATGAGATCATTGAAATACCCAACAGCGCAGGCAACCACTCTTCACCCTTTATAACAGAAAATACCGAGTATGTAATTGCCGGAACAAGGTTCAGTATTCCCATGGGAAAAGAACGCGATGTGCCAATCAATACCTATAAAAAGAATTTCCATGGCACCGTAAGTTTCATCAGTGTTGATCAGACGAACGGAAGAATGAAGATTGCTTTTCAGTTATTGCTGCCCGGAGTAAATTTTGATTTGAGTCACGCCGGAAAAGGACCGTCGCATGGTTGGTTTTTCTTTTCCTGTTACAATACAGAACAGGCCAATACTTTGCTCGAAGTAAATGCATCGCAAAAAGATAAAGATTTTATCATGGCTGTAAACTGGAAAAAAGCGGAAGAATATCTGAAAGCCGGAAAAGGAAGGGTGGAAAAAGTGCAGTATGCGCACAATGTTTACAGTGACGAAACACATATGGCCACTTCAACTATTGAAAATGAAGTTACCGTGCTTGACCCCACAGGGCTTGAAGGGATTGTATATTTCATCCCATGTCCCAAGTCGCCGCATGGATGCGATGTGGATCCAACCGGCGAATACATTGTCGGCAGCGGAAAGCTCGCCGCAGTAATACCGGTGTTCTCCTTTACAAAGATGATGGATGCCATTGCTAAAAAGGATTTCATTGGCAATTACGACAGCATTCCTGTTCTTAAGTATGAATCAGTATTGTATGGTGAAGTGAAAAAACCCGGCCTTGGTCCGTTACATACTGAGTTTGATGGAAAAGGAAATGCGTACACTTCATTTTTCGTTTCGTCAGAAATAGTGAAATGGAATATCAAAGATCTCACCGTTCTTGACAGGGCTCCGACTTACTATTCCATTGGTCACCTTTGTATTCCCGGTGGCGATTCCCGTAAGCCCAATCCGAAATATGTAATTGCTTATAATAAGATTACAAAAGACCGGTACCTGCCAACCGGACCGGAATTGGCACAGAGCGCACAGTTGTATGATATTTCGGGTGACAAAATGAGATTGATTCTTGATTTTCCAACCGTGGGTGAACCGCATTATGCACAGGCCGTTGCTGCGGATGTGATTTCCAAAAACTCCGTTAAATTTTTCAAGATTGAAGAAAACAAAAACCCTTTTGTTGCAAAAGGTGAAAAGGAAGCGAGGGTAGAGCGCAAGGGAAACAGAATTGACGTGTATGCAACTGCTATTCGCTCACACTTTGTACCCGACAACATTGAAGGAGTAAGATTGGGGGATGAAGTTTATTTCCATGTCACCAATCTCGAACAGGACTGGGATGTGCCGCATGGCTTCGCAATAAAAGGTGCGAATACCGCGGAAATTCTCATTATGCCCGGCGAAACGCAAACACTGAAATTTGTACCAGATCAGGTCGGTATAGTTCCATTCTATTGCACTGACTTTTGCAGCGCTTTGCATCAGGAAATGCAAGGTTACATGAGAGTATCTCCTGCGGGAAGTACGCTTCCGATCAGTTTCAGCACAGGGCAGCAAGCGCCGCCGCTGAATCCGTAA
- a CDS encoding cytochrome c → MKKYLLAISVLAFAFSCSNDSQNSNADQNESGDTYQPENKTTDHPELNDEAENKRGIGKFTHVDLPATLDVPLATAGKTVFELKCYSCHKLTDERLVGPGWKGVTTRRAPEWIMNFATNTDEMLNKDAAAQAMLETCLIRMPNQNLNDDDARKVLEFMRQNDGVK, encoded by the coding sequence ATGAAAAAATACCTTCTCGCGATCTCGGTGCTGGCCTTTGCTTTTTCCTGTTCAAACGATTCACAGAATAGCAATGCAGACCAAAATGAATCAGGTGATACCTATCAGCCGGAAAACAAAACCACAGATCATCCTGAATTAAATGATGAAGCTGAAAACAAAAGAGGCATCGGCAAATTCACGCATGTTGACCTTCCTGCAACACTTGATGTTCCATTGGCAACAGCCGGCAAAACAGTGTTTGAATTGAAATGCTACAGTTGCCATAAACTGACTGATGAACGGCTGGTAGGTCCTGGCTGGAAGGGTGTGACAACAAGAAGAGCACCTGAGTGGATCATGAATTTTGCGACCAATACCGATGAAATGTTGAATAAAGATGCTGCGGCACAAGCGATGCTGGAGACCTGCCTTATCAGAATGCCAAATCAAAACCTTAATGATGATGACGCCAGAAAAGTACTTGAATTTATGCGTCAGAATGATGGTGTTAAATAA
- a CDS encoding heavy metal translocating P-type ATPase metal-binding domain-containing protein, producing MFAVNPVQLHIPQTSPILACFHCGDECVGESISSGDKIFCCDGCRLVYELLSENNLCTYYQLEQYPGHKPYSGTNKRFAWLDDETVVSQLLTFSEKDIAAVKFSLPQIHCTSCIWLLENLHNIKPGIIHVHTDFLKKEASVTFNNRLISLRQVVETLAEIGYEPDLRLSDLHRKNAANTNRTLLYKIGVAGFCFGNIMMLSFPEYLTGVTSIEPALRHFFGFLNLLLALPVFFYSAGDYFINSWKAARQKYFSIDLPIALGLAAMLIRSTYEIISGDGAGYFDSMTGLVFFLLAGRYFQELTYKNLSFERDYKSYFPIAATVKKNGIEISTPISNLKPGDKIIIHSEELIPADAVLLNGAANIDYSFVTGEAVPVNKNTGDLIYAGAKQKGPAIELLVQKTVEQSYLTQLWNHDSFLKNKHATLSTLSDKISKYFTLAILMIALLTAIYWFPKDMHRGILACTAILIIACPCALAITVPFTFGNVIRILGRNNFYLKNAAVVESISKTNSIVFDKTGTVTVQQTKQLLFEGEALTSEEWRMIKSLTTQSIHPLSKKITAYLSGFNAMKVEHFTETPGAGIAGEINETMIRVGSADFISSAMCPMHSFLNGDTRVYVSINNKFAGTFCFSNMLREGLKEQVHLLQKDFQLFLLSGDKEGDRKLMEDIFPDKEQLYFQQSPTDKLHFIDNLRQMKNKVMMIGDGLNDAGALQQSDTGIAVSDDLLQFSPACDAILKGSEFKKLSSFLQFCKSAIHIIWLTFGISLLYNVVGISFAVRGELSPMVAAILMPLSSISVILITTVSTKWKAAKLKL from the coding sequence ATGTTTGCAGTAAACCCTGTTCAGTTGCATATACCTCAGACTTCCCCAATACTGGCCTGCTTTCACTGCGGAGATGAGTGTGTTGGTGAGTCCATCAGCAGTGGTGATAAAATATTTTGCTGCGACGGCTGCAGGCTCGTGTATGAATTGCTAAGCGAAAATAATCTTTGCACTTACTATCAATTAGAGCAATATCCCGGACACAAACCCTATAGTGGAACGAACAAACGGTTCGCATGGCTCGATGATGAAACAGTAGTGAGTCAATTACTTACCTTTTCAGAAAAAGATATTGCTGCGGTAAAATTTTCGCTGCCTCAGATTCATTGCACCTCGTGCATCTGGCTCCTGGAAAATCTCCACAACATTAAACCCGGAATTATTCATGTGCATACCGACTTTCTGAAGAAGGAAGCTTCGGTTACTTTTAACAATCGACTGATTTCTCTCCGGCAGGTGGTGGAAACGCTGGCGGAAATAGGCTATGAACCGGACCTTCGGCTAAGTGATCTGCACAGGAAAAATGCAGCAAACACTAACAGAACATTACTTTATAAAATTGGAGTAGCCGGCTTTTGTTTTGGAAACATCATGATGCTGAGTTTTCCGGAATACCTGACTGGCGTTACAAGTATTGAACCGGCGCTGCGGCATTTTTTTGGTTTTCTTAACCTCCTGCTTGCGCTACCGGTTTTTTTTTACAGCGCAGGAGACTACTTCATCAATAGCTGGAAAGCGGCCAGACAGAAATATTTCAGCATTGATTTACCCATTGCACTCGGACTTGCGGCAATGCTGATTCGCAGCACTTATGAAATAATTTCAGGTGACGGTGCCGGCTATTTTGATTCAATGACCGGACTCGTGTTTTTTCTTCTTGCAGGAAGATATTTTCAGGAGCTTACTTATAAAAACCTGTCTTTTGAGCGCGATTATAAATCCTATTTTCCGATTGCTGCTACCGTGAAAAAAAACGGAATTGAAATTTCAACGCCTATTTCCAATCTGAAACCCGGTGATAAAATAATTATTCACAGTGAAGAATTAATTCCTGCCGATGCAGTGCTGCTGAACGGTGCAGCAAACATTGATTACAGTTTCGTAACCGGTGAAGCGGTGCCGGTAAATAAAAATACCGGTGATTTGATTTATGCCGGCGCAAAACAAAAAGGACCTGCGATAGAATTGCTGGTGCAGAAAACAGTGGAACAAAGCTACCTCACTCAATTGTGGAATCACGATAGCTTTCTAAAAAACAAACATGCCACGCTTTCAACCCTTTCTGATAAAATCAGCAAGTATTTCACACTTGCTATTTTAATGATCGCCTTGCTTACGGCGATCTATTGGTTTCCAAAAGATATGCATCGCGGTATTCTTGCCTGCACTGCTATTCTCATCATCGCATGTCCTTGTGCATTGGCTATAACCGTCCCCTTTACTTTTGGCAATGTGATCCGCATACTTGGCAGAAATAATTTTTACCTGAAGAATGCTGCGGTGGTGGAATCCATTTCCAAAACAAATAGTATTGTTTTTGACAAAACCGGAACAGTTACCGTACAGCAGACAAAACAGCTCCTGTTCGAAGGCGAAGCACTCACTTCAGAAGAATGGAGGATGATTAAAAGTCTCACTACCCAATCCATTCATCCGCTCAGCAAAAAGATTACGGCCTATTTATCCGGCTTCAACGCAATGAAAGTTGAACATTTCACAGAAACACCGGGAGCAGGAATTGCGGGAGAAATTAATGAAACAATGATTCGGGTGGGTTCCGCGGATTTCATTTCATCGGCGATGTGTCCTATGCACTCATTTTTGAATGGTGATACACGTGTGTATGTTTCCATCAATAACAAATTTGCCGGTACTTTTTGTTTTTCCAATATGCTTCGCGAAGGATTAAAGGAACAGGTGCACCTGCTGCAAAAAGATTTTCAACTTTTCCTGCTAAGTGGTGACAAGGAAGGAGACCGTAAACTAATGGAAGATATTTTTCCGGATAAAGAACAACTGTACTTTCAGCAGTCGCCCACCGATAAACTACATTTTATAGACAACCTCCGGCAAATGAAAAATAAGGTGATGATGATTGGGGATGGATTGAATGATGCCGGCGCTTTGCAACAAAGCGACACCGGCATTGCAGTAAGTGATGATCTTTTGCAATTTTCTCCTGCCTGCGATGCAATTCTTAAAGGCAGTGAATTTAAAAAGCTTTCCTCCTTCCTCCAGTTTTGCAAATCAGCTATTCATATTATCTGGCTCACTTTCGGCATTTCTTTATTATACAATGTAGTTGGAATTTCTTTTGCCGTACGAGGTGAATTGTCGCCAATGGTAGCGGCCATTCTGATGCCCTTAAGTTCTATCAGTGTTATACTGATCACAACGGTTTCAACAAAATGGAAAGCGGCAAAACTTAAACTCTGA
- the ccoS gene encoding cbb3-type cytochrome oxidase assembly protein CcoS gives MIALILLISCSLIVAVAFLIGFLWSVSSGQYDDIYTPSIRMLFENELKNDQEARPDTTKENHESYSQSPTKKQLHP, from the coding sequence ATGATTGCACTCATCCTCCTGATCTCCTGTAGTTTAATTGTTGCGGTAGCTTTTCTGATTGGTTTTCTCTGGTCGGTAAGCAGTGGCCAGTATGACGATATCTATACCCCTTCCATTCGAATGCTTTTTGAGAATGAACTAAAAAATGATCAGGAAGCAAGACCTGATACCACAAAAGAAAATCACGAATCATACAGTCAATCACCTACAAAAAAACAACTTCACCCGTGA
- the ccoN gene encoding cytochrome-c oxidase, cbb3-type subunit I, whose protein sequence is MQLERFEYDNKIVRKFLIATILWGAVGMLVGLLAALELPFPWLNGGIPWISFGRIRPLHTNAVIFAFVGNGIFMGVYYSLQRLLKARMFSDLLSQLHFWGWQLIIVLAAVTLPLGLTTSKEYAELEWPIDILIALVWVIFAINMFGTIIRRRERHMYVAIWFYIATVVTVAVLHIVNSLAIPVSFMKSYSIYAGVQDALVQWWYGHNAVAFFLTTPYLGLMYYFLPKAANRPVYSYRLSIVHFWALIFLYIWAGPHHLLYTALPDWAQSLGTVFSIMLLAPSWGGMVNGLLTLRGAWDKVREDPVLKFMVVAVTAYGMATFEGPLLSIKSVNAISHYTDWTIAHVHVGALGWNGFLTFGMLYWLIPRLYGTSIYSKKLANNHFWIGTIGILFYAIPMYWAGFAESSMWKEFTPEGFLRYPNFLETVKNIIPMYDARAIGGLIYLVGMFMMIYNLWMTARQGKFIGDETAEAASLKSQELPAGQTHWHRKLERKPIRFAFIALIVIMIGGLIEMIPTFMIKSNIPTISSVMPYTPLELEGRDLYIREGCNTCHSQMIRPFRSETERYGEYSKAGEFVYDHPFLWGSKRTGPDLQREGNKYPNAWHYNHLMDPGSMSPGSIMPSYAWFGENKLSTYHTADKIHAMRKLGVPYPDGYEEQAEADLKKQAAIIAKDLNDNGVPVNGDEEIIAIISYLQRLGTDIKKSPTANNN, encoded by the coding sequence ATTCAACTGGAGCGCTTTGAATACGACAATAAAATTGTCCGCAAATTTTTAATCGCTACAATCTTATGGGGCGCCGTAGGAATGTTGGTGGGATTACTGGCTGCTCTGGAACTCCCATTCCCATGGCTTAATGGTGGCATTCCCTGGATAAGTTTTGGTCGTATACGACCACTCCACACCAATGCTGTAATCTTTGCCTTTGTCGGGAACGGCATTTTCATGGGTGTTTATTATTCATTGCAGCGTTTACTGAAAGCCCGCATGTTCAGCGACCTGCTCAGTCAATTGCATTTCTGGGGATGGCAACTCATTATTGTGCTGGCTGCTGTCACACTTCCATTAGGCTTAACCACCAGTAAAGAATATGCGGAACTCGAATGGCCGATTGATATTCTCATCGCTTTGGTCTGGGTCATCTTTGCTATCAACATGTTCGGAACTATTATTCGCCGTCGCGAACGACACATGTATGTAGCCATTTGGTTTTATATCGCAACAGTGGTAACAGTAGCCGTCCTGCACATCGTAAATTCTCTCGCGATTCCGGTTTCTTTCATGAAGAGTTATTCAATATATGCCGGTGTTCAGGATGCGCTGGTACAATGGTGGTACGGACACAATGCCGTCGCATTCTTTCTTACTACTCCATATCTCGGACTGATGTATTATTTTCTACCGAAAGCCGCTAACCGTCCTGTGTATTCATACCGACTTTCTATTGTACACTTCTGGGCGTTGATCTTTCTTTATATCTGGGCCGGGCCACATCATTTGTTATATACTGCTTTGCCTGATTGGGCACAATCGCTGGGAACTGTTTTCTCCATCATGTTGCTCGCACCATCATGGGGCGGAATGGTAAACGGATTACTTACACTACGCGGAGCATGGGACAAAGTGCGTGAAGATCCTGTTTTAAAGTTTATGGTGGTTGCCGTTACGGCTTACGGGATGGCAACTTTCGAAGGACCGTTGCTCTCCATAAAAAGTGTGAACGCTATTTCACACTATACCGATTGGACGATTGCACATGTGCATGTTGGCGCTTTGGGTTGGAATGGCTTTCTCACTTTTGGTATGCTGTATTGGCTCATTCCACGATTGTATGGCACTTCCATTTATTCGAAAAAACTGGCAAACAACCATTTCTGGATCGGTACGATCGGCATCCTGTTTTATGCTATTCCAATGTATTGGGCTGGTTTTGCAGAAAGTTCTATGTGGAAGGAATTTACACCTGAAGGTTTCCTCCGCTATCCGAATTTCCTGGAAACAGTAAAAAATATTATTCCGATGTATGATGCCCGTGCCATTGGCGGTCTGATATATTTGGTTGGAATGTTCATGATGATTTATAATCTGTGGATGACAGCACGGCAAGGAAAATTTATTGGGGATGAAACTGCTGAAGCCGCCTCTTTAAAATCACAGGAATTACCTGCCGGTCAAACCCACTGGCACCGCAAACTGGAACGTAAACCTATCCGCTTCGCCTTCATCGCACTCATTGTAATTATGATTGGTGGCTTGATTGAAATGATTCCAACATTTATGATTAAGTCAAATATTCCAACCATATCCAGCGTGATGCCATATACGCCGCTGGAACTGGAAGGCCGCGATCTTTACATCCGTGAAGGTTGCAACACCTGTCATTCCCAAATGATCCGACCGTTCCGCTCAGAAACAGAACGTTATGGCGAATATTCAAAAGCAGGAGAATTTGTTTATGACCATCCATTTCTCTGGGGATCGAAACGTACCGGGCCTGACTTGCAACGTGAAGGCAATAAATATCCTAATGCATGGCACTACAATCACCTGATGGATCCAGGAAGCATGTCGCCCGGAAGCATCATGCCTTCTTATGCATGGTTCGGAGAAAATAAACTGAGCACTTATCACACCGCTGATAAAATTCATGCGATGAGAAAATTAGGTGTTCCTTATCCGGATGGCTATGAAGAACAGGCTGAAGCTGATTTGAAAAAACAGGCTGCGATAATTGCCAAAGACCTCAACGATAATGGCGTGCCGGTTAATGGTGATGAAGAAATCATTGCCATCATCTCTTACCTGCAACGACTTGGAACCGACATTAAAAAATCACCTACAGCAAACAACAACTAA
- a CDS encoding CcoQ/FixQ family Cbb3-type cytochrome c oxidase assembly chaperone, whose translation MFQNNLASITGIAIYPLISFVAFFLFFAAVSVYAFMQDKQEIKKISEMPLHDDVITEQQNHNA comes from the coding sequence ATGTTTCAAAATAATCTCGCTTCCATCACCGGTATTGCTATCTATCCGTTGATTTCGTTTGTGGCTTTCTTCCTGTTCTTTGCCGCTGTAAGTGTTTACGCTTTTATGCAGGATAAGCAGGAAATAAAAAAAATCAGCGAAATGCCATTGCACGATGATGTAATTACGGAACAGCAAAATCATAACGCTTAA
- a CDS encoding c-type cytochrome, translating to MKKNKITLFIAAYALLFSLPVAAQQTGTASSTVASSFATYQSFYYVIAGLLLVMFFMMLTMLKLAKLIGEQQYHIIHGKPMETASELAAQKTKEDWFTTAWKKLTASVPKGVEKDVMLDHNYDGIRELDNRMPPWLQYIFIVSVATAITYLFVFHVYHIGKLPLEEYAAELNQAETQKAMMLQTAGSSIDESTVKLLTDVSSIAAGKTIFIARCSPCHGQKGEGGVGPNLTDDYWLHGGAIGDVFKTVKYGIPAKGMVSWSGILKAEEMETVSSFIMSLHGTNPPNPKAPQGDKFVPQVIVASDTVAVVIDTTKVKS from the coding sequence ATGAAAAAAAATAAGATCACCCTCTTCATCGCAGCTTATGCTTTGCTTTTCTCTTTACCTGTGGCGGCACAGCAGACCGGAACCGCTTCTTCCACAGTAGCTTCTTCCTTCGCTACGTATCAATCATTTTATTACGTAATCGCAGGATTGTTGCTGGTGATGTTCTTTATGATGCTCACGATGTTAAAACTTGCAAAGCTGATTGGTGAACAACAATACCATATCATTCATGGTAAGCCAATGGAAACGGCATCGGAACTGGCTGCTCAAAAAACAAAGGAAGACTGGTTTACAACTGCCTGGAAGAAACTGACCGCCTCCGTTCCAAAAGGAGTTGAGAAAGATGTGATGCTTGACCATAATTATGACGGTATACGTGAACTGGATAATCGGATGCCTCCGTGGTTACAGTACATTTTTATTGTTTCTGTTGCCACAGCAATTACTTACTTATTTGTTTTTCATGTTTACCATATCGGAAAACTTCCTCTCGAAGAATATGCTGCAGAATTGAACCAGGCAGAAACACAAAAAGCGATGATGTTGCAAACAGCCGGTTCTTCCATTGATGAATCGACAGTAAAACTGTTAACAGATGTGTCGTCAATTGCTGCAGGAAAAACAATCTTCATCGCACGCTGCTCTCCTTGCCATGGCCAAAAAGGTGAAGGTGGTGTAGGCCCGAATCTCACGGATGATTATTGGTTACATGGAGGCGCCATTGGTGATGTATTCAAAACAGTGAAGTATGGTATTCCTGCCAAAGGAATGGTAAGCTGGAGTGGTATCCTGAAAGCGGAAGAAATGGAAACAGTTTCCAGCTTTATCATGTCATTGCATGGAACCAATCCGCCGAATCCGAAAGCGCCTCAGGGTGATAAATTTGTACCGCAGGTAATTGTGGCGAGTGATACAGTGGCCGTTGTTATAGATACTACCAAAGTGAAATCATAA
- the ccoG gene encoding cytochrome c oxidase accessory protein CcoG, whose translation MTHAIIEPESFRDHLSILDEKGKRRWIYPRFQAGKVFTRRNIFAYLMLALLVMGPFLKIDGHPVFLFNVLERKFIVWGIAFFPQDFFLFGLAMLTFFVFIILFTSVFGRWWCGYACPQTIFMEFIFRRIEYAIEGDAQQRRQLDKAEWNAEKIWKKSSKHILFFFISFLISNIFLAYIIGMDELQKIMTEPITEHFIGFVAIIVFSGVFYVVFAFLREQVCIGVCPYGRLQGVLLDKDSMVVSYDHVRGEPRGKLNTAGTGDCIDCHLCVAVCPTGIDIRNGTQLECINCAACIDACNSIMQKVHRPEGLIRVASHRQILTKKKFTITQRMIGYACLWTVLITVLGYLVVSRPEVQTTILRAPGQLFQKQEHDFISNLYTVNLVNKSFHDHNIELKVMSPEHSSLSMVGKNLFTKSEEITDGTFFIQLPQSDITNIKTKVQIAVYSNGNKIDQLETTFIGPVYKQSGSEEHTEKKELENETEKEH comes from the coding sequence ATGACTCACGCAATTATAGAACCCGAATCTTTTCGCGACCACCTTTCCATTCTTGATGAGAAAGGAAAGCGCAGGTGGATCTATCCAAGATTCCAGGCAGGAAAAGTATTTACCCGCAGAAATATTTTTGCGTATCTCATGCTCGCACTTTTAGTGATGGGGCCTTTTTTGAAGATTGATGGTCATCCGGTATTTCTCTTCAATGTGCTCGAACGTAAATTCATTGTCTGGGGAATTGCATTCTTCCCGCAGGACTTTTTTCTTTTCGGCCTTGCCATGCTTACTTTTTTTGTTTTCATTATCCTATTCACATCTGTCTTTGGCAGATGGTGGTGCGGCTACGCCTGCCCGCAAACCATTTTCATGGAATTTATTTTCCGGAGAATTGAGTACGCGATAGAAGGAGATGCGCAACAACGGAGACAGCTTGATAAAGCTGAATGGAACGCAGAAAAAATCTGGAAGAAGAGCAGTAAGCACATTCTCTTCTTCTTCATCTCATTTCTCATTTCAAATATCTTTCTCGCTTACATCATCGGTATGGATGAGTTGCAGAAAATCATGACCGAACCGATAACAGAACATTTCATCGGCTTTGTCGCCATCATCGTTTTTTCAGGTGTGTTTTATGTGGTGTTTGCCTTTCTGCGCGAACAGGTTTGTATTGGTGTTTGTCCCTACGGAAGACTGCAGGGCGTTTTGCTCGATAAAGATTCGATGGTAGTTTCCTACGATCATGTGAGAGGAGAACCGAGAGGTAAACTAAATACTGCCGGTACCGGCGATTGTATTGACTGCCATTTGTGTGTGGCTGTTTGTCCTACCGGAATTGATATCCGCAACGGAACACAACTCGAATGCATCAATTGTGCTGCCTGTATTGATGCCTGCAATTCCATCATGCAAAAAGTGCATCGTCCCGAAGGACTGATACGTGTAGCTTCGCACCGTCAGATTTTAACAAAGAAAAAATTCACCATCACCCAACGCATGATCGGCTATGCCTGCCTTTGGACAGTTTTAATTACAGTGCTCGGTTATCTTGTTGTATCAAGGCCGGAAGTTCAAACCACCATTCTTCGGGCACCAGGGCAACTGTTTCAAAAACAGGAACATGATTTCATTTCGAACCTATACACCGTCAACCTGGTAAATAAATCTTTTCACGATCACAACATTGAACTGAAAGTAATGTCACCCGAACATTCGTCGCTTTCAATGGTAGGCAAAAACCTCTTCACAAAAAGTGAAGAAATTACAGATGGAACATTTTTTATCCAACTCCCGCAAAGCGATATTACCAACATTAAAACCAAAGTGCAGATTGCTGTCTATTCAAATGGAAATAAAATTGATCAGCTGGAAACTACATTTATCGGTCCTGTTTATAAACAATCTGGTAGTGAAGAACACACGGAAAAGAAGGAGCTGGAAAATGAAACGGAAAAGGAACACTGA